In one Nocardioides sp. NBC_00368 genomic region, the following are encoded:
- a CDS encoding ribokinase, whose product MGARRAGCRRRRAQGTFSAHAAGQDPRRDHRNAMSSGRVVVIGSVNCDTSARVSAIPRPGETVLARTLEKSGGGKGANQALAAARAGGAPTTLISRIGDDEEGSLLEKALSNGGVTTQLQIVPATHTGQAFVTVSETGENSIVVVPGANNSALPLNADERAAVAQADVVLLQLETPTDYIRQARHAMRKDGLLILNAAPVVPMTHSEWDAVDVLVVNQHEAQEITGAGEPPLALDILRRRAGDVIMTLGGEGSLHSDHEGNVTRIPPFATKVMDTTGAGDTFCGVLAAHLANGASITVALLNASAAGALSVTKRGAQPSIPTLDEVRALVDSGD is encoded by the coding sequence ATGGGCGCCCGCCGCGCTGGATGCCGGCGCCGCCGTGCTCAAGGGACATTCTCTGCCCACGCTGCAGGGCAAGACCCTCGCAGAGATCACCGCAACGCGATGAGTTCCGGCCGCGTCGTCGTCATCGGAAGTGTCAACTGCGATACCTCAGCGCGAGTGTCAGCCATCCCCCGGCCGGGCGAGACGGTACTCGCTCGGACACTGGAGAAGTCCGGCGGGGGTAAAGGGGCTAACCAAGCGCTGGCGGCGGCGCGCGCCGGCGGTGCACCAACCACCTTGATCTCACGCATAGGCGACGATGAGGAGGGTTCTCTACTCGAGAAGGCGTTGTCCAATGGGGGAGTGACGACGCAGCTTCAAATTGTCCCCGCGACCCATACGGGTCAGGCGTTCGTCACCGTGTCCGAAACCGGTGAGAACTCAATCGTCGTGGTGCCCGGCGCGAACAATTCGGCGCTGCCGTTGAACGCCGACGAGCGGGCCGCCGTGGCCCAGGCAGATGTCGTGCTCCTTCAGCTCGAGACCCCCACCGACTACATCCGTCAGGCTAGGCACGCCATGCGAAAAGACGGGCTGCTTATCCTCAACGCTGCTCCAGTGGTCCCGATGACGCACAGCGAGTGGGATGCCGTGGACGTGCTGGTCGTCAACCAGCACGAAGCACAAGAGATCACTGGGGCGGGCGAGCCCCCACTTGCTCTAGACATTCTCCGGCGTCGCGCCGGGGACGTGATCATGACGCTAGGTGGCGAGGGCAGCCTCCACAGCGATCACGAAGGCAACGTCACACGCATCCCGCCCTTCGCGACCAAGGTTATGGACACCACAGGTGCCGGTGACACTTTCTGTGGGGTGCTCGCCGCTCACCTGGCGAACGGTGCATCGATCACGGTTGCACTGCTCAACGCGAGTGCGGCAGGTGCGCTCAGCGTCACCAAGCGGGGAGCCCAGCCCTCGATCCCAACTCTGGATGAGGTCCGCGCGCTCGTGGACAGCGGCGACTGA
- a CDS encoding ADP-ribosylglycohydrolase family protein: MNTQTQLVAHGLLAGDAASAMNAEFQVYGVPARRLSRLRALSKLSDDDNTTNIPRPFVHASPPALLHPAPAEASEWFAYALWQHTQFSSREERLANWQDLAGLEPSIKTRIGLRSALTNLNRGLTAPQSGNDNPHYFDDLAMPRAVAVAVTHSDDATLLDAVRADAEITHGRDGVWCAQATAVLIRHLLNGASAMSAVQQATAVLPEGTWSRRLAEESLSAAAETSGGLQRALVLSTKIGDWIYSYPVAAPETFAFLLAHVAQAGSAEDLLLGALAQPRNGAVLAALAGAAAAAMFGTGWAPAALDAGAAVLKGHSLPTLQGKTLAEITATR, encoded by the coding sequence ATGAACACCCAGACACAGCTGGTCGCCCACGGGCTGCTCGCAGGCGACGCCGCCTCGGCTATGAACGCCGAGTTCCAGGTCTACGGCGTCCCGGCACGGCGTCTCAGCCGCCTCCGAGCGCTCAGTAAGCTCTCCGACGACGACAACACGACCAACATCCCGCGGCCCTTCGTCCACGCAAGTCCCCCGGCTCTTCTTCACCCGGCGCCTGCGGAGGCGAGCGAGTGGTTCGCCTATGCGTTGTGGCAGCACACGCAGTTCAGTTCGCGCGAGGAGAGACTCGCAAACTGGCAGGATCTGGCCGGGCTCGAGCCGTCGATCAAGACGCGGATCGGCTTGCGCAGCGCCTTGACGAATCTCAACCGGGGGCTGACTGCGCCGCAGTCTGGGAATGACAACCCGCACTACTTTGACGACTTGGCCATGCCGCGCGCCGTGGCCGTCGCCGTCACCCACAGTGACGACGCCACCCTGCTCGACGCAGTTCGTGCCGACGCTGAGATCACCCACGGTCGTGACGGCGTCTGGTGCGCACAGGCCACCGCAGTACTGATCCGCCACCTCCTCAATGGTGCATCGGCTATGAGCGCTGTCCAGCAGGCCACCGCCGTTCTCCCGGAAGGAACGTGGAGCAGGCGACTGGCCGAGGAGAGTCTGTCGGCCGCAGCCGAGACCAGCGGGGGGCTGCAGCGAGCTCTCGTGCTCAGCACCAAGATCGGAGACTGGATCTACAGCTACCCGGTCGCGGCGCCGGAGACCTTCGCGTTCCTCCTTGCCCACGTCGCCCAGGCAGGATCCGCCGAGGACCTCCTGCTCGGAGCTCTTGCGCAGCCCCGCAACGGCGCCGTTCTGGCGGCACTTGCTGGTGCAGCGGCCGCCGCAATGTTCGGAACCGGATGGGCGCCCGCCGCGCTGGATGCCGGCGCCGCCGTGCTCAAGGGACATTCTCTGCCCACGCTGCAGGGCAAGACCCTCGCAGAGATCACCGCAACGCGATGA
- a CDS encoding ADP-ribosylglycohydrolase family protein: MSKASLMVAFPYADRFRRGITRPISDCSSTRPSSISWPITSPHKLFDTDISACRDVGAIPGLHAWSDGLAMRVAPLGVVANGDRELAARLATEDGHVSHNGEGIYSGVAVAVAVTAAMAGADARECFQAGLDAVPEDSWTARNLRDGRVLVDSGLGHDELAIALHNRLAVHNYFWADVAPEAVGLALSSLLVGGGEFAPSMLFAVNMGRDADTNAAIAGCIAGAISGVNSFPEEWIDGLRPVEGSCIRSTAGIHPVAAADDLVALIESENR, translated from the coding sequence ATGTCCAAGGCTTCCCTGATGGTGGCGTTTCCGTACGCCGATCGCTTCAGGCGCGGCATCACCCGTCCGATCTCCGACTGCTCTTCGACAAGACCTTCGTCGATCAGCTGGCCGATCACCAGTCCGCACAAGCTCTTCGACACTGACATCAGTGCATGCCGCGATGTCGGCGCCATACCGGGCCTCCACGCCTGGAGCGATGGCCTGGCGATGCGGGTCGCTCCGCTCGGGGTTGTTGCCAACGGCGACCGCGAACTCGCGGCGCGCCTCGCTACCGAAGACGGGCACGTCAGCCACAACGGCGAGGGAATCTACTCCGGCGTCGCCGTCGCCGTGGCCGTGACTGCCGCCATGGCTGGCGCTGATGCACGCGAGTGCTTCCAAGCTGGCCTCGACGCCGTCCCGGAAGACTCGTGGACGGCACGCAATCTGCGCGACGGCAGGGTTCTGGTGGACTCCGGCCTGGGACATGACGAACTCGCCATCGCGTTGCACAACCGGCTCGCGGTTCACAACTACTTCTGGGCAGACGTGGCCCCTGAGGCTGTGGGCTTGGCCCTGTCCAGCCTGCTCGTAGGTGGCGGCGAGTTTGCTCCCAGCATGCTGTTTGCCGTGAACATGGGCCGCGATGCGGACACGAACGCCGCCATCGCCGGCTGTATCGCCGGGGCGATCTCCGGAGTCAACTCGTTCCCCGAGGAGTGGATCGACGGCCTCAGGCCCGTGGAAGGGTCCTGCATCCGATCCACCGCAGGAATTCACCCCGTTGCCGCGGCCGACGACTTGGTCGCCCTGATCGAAAGCGAGAACCGATGA
- a CDS encoding serine hydrolase domain-containing protein, protein MIGQLIDEGLVEEQSEIGRVMPRLKRSAYGNATIREALDMQVAVEYDETYHDPTAHVAQQDRVAGWRPARPDDPADTYEFLTSLRSAGPHGERLQYCSATTDVLAWVVEAVTGERYHNVLSTRLWSRLPTQDDAGITVDRGGFAFANGGFVCTTRDLARLGQLVLDRGAVNGQQVVPRSYVEDILAGGDTTAASGSHFHTVHPRGSYRSQWWITGDDHGTIYGAGIHGQYLWIDPTDEVVVAKFGAHPRALSADALAANSAFMRWLVARHR, encoded by the coding sequence GTGATCGGCCAGCTGATCGACGAAGGTCTTGTCGAAGAGCAGTCGGAGATCGGACGGGTGATGCCGCGCCTGAAGCGATCGGCGTACGGAAACGCCACCATCAGGGAAGCCTTGGACATGCAAGTCGCCGTCGAGTACGACGAGACGTACCACGACCCGACCGCGCACGTCGCACAACAGGACCGCGTCGCCGGATGGCGCCCCGCACGCCCAGACGACCCGGCCGACACCTACGAGTTCCTGACGTCGCTACGGTCGGCCGGTCCCCACGGCGAGCGCCTCCAGTACTGCTCAGCGACGACCGACGTCCTGGCATGGGTGGTCGAGGCGGTCACCGGCGAGCGCTACCACAACGTGCTCTCCACCCGACTGTGGTCGCGGTTGCCGACCCAGGACGACGCGGGGATCACCGTCGACCGTGGAGGCTTCGCGTTCGCCAACGGAGGATTCGTATGCACGACCCGTGACCTGGCACGGCTCGGCCAACTCGTCCTCGACAGGGGCGCCGTGAATGGCCAGCAGGTCGTACCACGTTCGTACGTCGAGGACATCCTGGCCGGCGGGGACACCACGGCCGCCAGTGGCTCGCACTTCCATACAGTGCATCCCCGCGGCAGCTACCGCAGCCAGTGGTGGATCACAGGCGACGACCACGGCACCATCTACGGTGCCGGGATCCACGGCCAGTACCTCTGGATCGACCCCACAGACGAGGTCGTCGTCGCCAAGTTCGGCGCCCACCCGCGGGCTCTGTCGGCCGACGCCTTGGCCGCCAACAGCGCCTTCATGCGCTGGCTGGTCGCCCGACACCGATAG
- a CDS encoding LLM class flavin-dependent oxidoreductase — protein sequence MRFSLFVHMERWDEQVTHRQLFENLTELTLMAEAGGFSTVWIGEHHAMEYTISPSPMPLLANLAARTSTIRLGAGTIIAPFWHPLRVAGECALLDVISNGRMEVGLARGAYQIEFDRMADGLAASDGGKHLRELVPAVRELWQGDYAHDGEIWQFPTSTSVPKPVQQPTPPMWIAARDPASHDFAVANGCNVMVTPLMKGDEEVVALKEKFDTAVTNHPEVERPDLMVLRHTHVHSTDDPEGWRPAAAGISRFYRTFDAWFGNKTTPVNGFLEPSPESKFEGRPEFELESLHRTAMIGTPDEVIERLREYEDLGIDEFSFWIDNSLTHEEKRASLELFIKEVVPAFA from the coding sequence ATGAGGTTCTCGTTGTTCGTGCACATGGAGCGCTGGGACGAGCAGGTGACCCATCGTCAGCTGTTCGAGAACCTCACCGAGCTCACCTTGATGGCCGAGGCCGGCGGGTTCAGCACGGTGTGGATCGGCGAGCACCACGCGATGGAATACACGATCTCCCCCAGCCCGATGCCGCTGCTGGCCAATCTGGCCGCGCGTACCTCGACCATCCGTCTCGGCGCAGGCACCATCATCGCGCCCTTCTGGCATCCCCTCCGGGTCGCGGGGGAGTGCGCTCTCCTGGACGTGATCAGCAACGGCCGGATGGAGGTCGGGCTGGCGCGCGGCGCCTACCAGATCGAGTTCGACCGGATGGCCGACGGACTGGCCGCCTCCGACGGCGGCAAGCACCTGCGTGAGCTGGTGCCCGCGGTGCGCGAGCTGTGGCAGGGCGACTACGCCCACGACGGCGAGATCTGGCAGTTCCCGACCTCCACCAGCGTGCCGAAGCCGGTCCAGCAGCCGACCCCACCGATGTGGATCGCCGCGCGTGACCCGGCCTCCCACGACTTCGCCGTCGCCAACGGCTGCAACGTCATGGTCACTCCGCTGATGAAGGGCGATGAGGAGGTCGTGGCGCTCAAGGAGAAGTTCGACACCGCGGTCACCAACCATCCCGAGGTCGAGCGCCCCGACCTGATGGTGCTGCGTCACACCCACGTCCACTCGACCGACGACCCCGAGGGCTGGCGCCCGGCCGCAGCCGGCATCTCGCGTTTCTACCGCACCTTCGACGCGTGGTTCGGCAACAAGACCACTCCCGTCAACGGCTTCCTCGAGCCCAGCCCTGAGTCGAAGTTCGAGGGCCGCCCCGAGTTCGAGCTCGAGTCGCTGCACCGCACCGCGATGATCGGCACGCCCGACGAGGTCATCGAGCGTCTGCGCGAGTACGAGGACCTCGGCATCGACGAGTTCAGCTTCTGGATCGACAACAGTCTCACGCACGAGGAGAAGCGCGCGTCTCTCGAGCTGTTCATCAAGGAAGTCGTGCCGGCCTTCGCCTAG
- a CDS encoding tautomerase family protein, which translates to MPNVEITLGAGRSPEQLRDLIHEVHDAVLRTVGTRPEHVRVVVREVPRSLWATGDATLAEMDATTTTEMKEPS; encoded by the coding sequence ATGCCCAACGTCGAGATCACCCTGGGCGCGGGCCGCTCCCCTGAGCAGTTGCGCGACCTGATCCACGAGGTGCACGACGCGGTCCTCCGCACCGTCGGCACCCGTCCCGAGCACGTCCGCGTCGTCGTACGCGAGGTCCCTCGGTCGCTCTGGGCGACCGGCGACGCCACCCTCGCTGAGATGGACGCAACCACCACCACCGAGATGAAGGAGCCGTCATGA
- a CDS encoding aldehyde dehydrogenase, which yields MSETTRYQHFIGGEHVAPTSGEYFPSINPATRNVLYEAARGGADDIDRAVRSARATFEDPAWRDLSQTKRGHLLRRLGDLIGENAEELARMESSDNGKLLREMRGQLAGLPEYYLYYAGLADKIHGSVIPTSDRSVLNYTKREPLGVVGAITPWNSPLTLTTSKLAPALSVGNTVVIKPSEYTSATVLRLAELVLEAGFPPGAVNVVTGFGAEAGQALADHRDIAKISFTGSTATGARIAANTASRFIGSTLELGGKSPNIVFEDANVANAAMGVVAGIFAAAGQTCIAGSRVFAHRSVYDELLERVTERARTIKIGDPLDEATELGPLAFEDQRDKVAGYVDLGRSEGAKVLTGGNATDAGLGGFFYEPTVLVDVDNDMRVVREEIFGPVAAIMPFETEEEVVRLANDTEYGLAAGVWTSNLSRAHRVADRLEAGTIWINTYRAMSPMSPRQGFKNSGVGVEHGTETIKEYTRLKSVWVNTSEDPVADPFVLRS from the coding sequence ATGTCTGAGACCACGCGCTACCAACACTTCATCGGCGGCGAGCACGTCGCCCCCACCTCCGGCGAATACTTCCCGAGCATCAATCCCGCCACCCGTAACGTGCTCTATGAGGCCGCACGCGGCGGGGCCGACGACATCGACCGTGCCGTACGCTCCGCCCGCGCCACCTTCGAGGACCCGGCCTGGCGCGACCTCAGCCAGACGAAGCGGGGCCACCTGCTGCGCCGGCTGGGCGACCTGATCGGCGAGAACGCCGAGGAGCTCGCCCGGATGGAGTCGAGCGACAACGGCAAGCTGCTGCGCGAGATGCGAGGGCAGCTGGCAGGTCTGCCCGAGTACTACCTCTACTACGCCGGGCTGGCCGACAAGATCCATGGCTCCGTGATCCCGACGTCGGACCGCAGCGTACTCAACTACACGAAGCGCGAGCCGCTCGGTGTGGTCGGCGCGATCACCCCGTGGAACTCGCCGCTGACGCTGACCACGAGCAAGCTCGCCCCGGCGCTCAGCGTCGGCAACACGGTGGTGATCAAGCCGTCCGAGTACACCTCCGCCACCGTCCTGCGGCTGGCCGAGCTCGTACTCGAGGCCGGATTCCCGCCCGGCGCGGTCAACGTGGTGACCGGCTTCGGTGCCGAGGCGGGCCAGGCGCTGGCCGACCACCGCGACATCGCGAAGATCTCCTTCACCGGCAGCACGGCGACCGGTGCTCGGATCGCCGCCAACACCGCCAGCCGGTTCATCGGGTCGACGCTGGAGCTGGGCGGCAAGTCCCCGAACATCGTCTTCGAGGACGCCAACGTCGCCAACGCCGCGATGGGCGTCGTGGCCGGCATCTTCGCCGCCGCGGGCCAGACCTGCATCGCCGGCAGCCGGGTCTTCGCCCACCGTTCTGTCTACGACGAGCTCCTCGAACGCGTCACCGAGCGTGCGCGGACCATCAAGATCGGCGACCCGCTCGACGAGGCGACCGAGCTCGGCCCGCTCGCCTTCGAGGACCAGCGCGACAAGGTCGCCGGCTACGTCGACCTCGGCCGCTCCGAGGGCGCCAAGGTCCTGACCGGCGGCAACGCCACCGATGCCGGCCTCGGCGGCTTCTTCTACGAGCCGACCGTCCTGGTCGACGTCGACAACGACATGCGCGTCGTACGCGAGGAGATCTTCGGTCCGGTCGCCGCGATCATGCCCTTCGAGACCGAGGAGGAGGTCGTCCGGCTCGCCAACGACACCGAGTACGGGCTGGCCGCCGGGGTCTGGACCAGCAACCTCTCGCGTGCTCACCGGGTGGCCGACCGGCTCGAGGCCGGCACCATCTGGATCAACACCTACCGCGCCATGTCGCCGATGTCACCGCGTCAGGGCTTCAAGAACAGCGGCGTCGGAGTCGAGCACGGCACCGAGACCATCAAGGAGTACACCCGCCTCAAGAGCGTGTGGGTGAACACCAGCGAGGACCCCGTCGCCGACCCGTTCGTGCTGCGGAGCTGA
- a CDS encoding alpha/beta fold hydrolase, with the protein MARPTMVLLHGVGLDRSVWEPLTELIGEQHDVVALDLPGHGSRSPVSAGITLRDLADGVAESIPAGSHLVGFSLGALVAQHLAVHRPDLVSTLTCVSSVCDRTPDERTAVLARLSVAEAALAASSEASIVRWYDGTDVPESIIAHTREVLLANDEESFLACYRVFATADAEIAPHLGSIAVPTLAITGADDPGSTPEMSRRLAAAVPEGSVVIVPGARHMLPVQDPAALAAHLTAFIGESAHV; encoded by the coding sequence GTGGCCCGCCCCACCATGGTCCTCTTGCACGGAGTCGGTCTCGACCGCTCCGTGTGGGAGCCGCTCACCGAGCTGATCGGGGAGCAGCACGACGTCGTCGCGCTGGATCTGCCGGGCCACGGCAGCCGTTCCCCGGTGTCCGCCGGAATCACCCTGCGCGATCTCGCCGACGGTGTCGCAGAGTCGATCCCAGCCGGCTCCCACCTCGTCGGGTTCTCGCTCGGTGCCCTGGTCGCGCAGCACCTCGCCGTCCACCGGCCAGACCTCGTCAGCACGCTGACCTGCGTGAGCTCTGTGTGCGACCGCACCCCCGACGAGCGGACCGCGGTGCTGGCCCGGCTCAGCGTCGCCGAGGCCGCCCTCGCCGCCAGCTCAGAGGCGTCGATCGTACGTTGGTACGACGGCACCGACGTACCCGAGTCGATCATCGCCCACACCCGCGAGGTCCTCCTCGCCAACGACGAGGAGTCCTTCCTCGCCTGCTACCGGGTGTTCGCCACGGCGGACGCCGAGATCGCGCCCCACCTCGGCTCGATCGCTGTCCCAACCCTTGCGATCACCGGCGCCGACGACCCCGGCTCGACCCCGGAGATGTCGCGGCGCCTCGCCGCCGCGGTCCCGGAAGGATCGGTGGTCATCGTGCCCGGCGCCCGTCACATGCTGCCCGTCCAGGACCCAGCCGCCCTCGCGGCTCACCTGACCGCCTTCATCGGAGAATCCGCCCATGTCTGA
- a CDS encoding amino acid synthesis family protein → MNVRKIVTVVEEIRSEGGRPVSPPAKVAIVAAVIDNPWAGQGFVEDLGPGIDENASDLGALIAPLVIEALEGEPEAYGKAAIVGLDGEVEHGSALIHTLKFGDHFRKAANATTLLPAVEKRGPAGVLFDIPLKHITDATIRSHHQTVEVRIADAPHPGEIVVALAAAAQGRPQQRLAALSTEQ, encoded by the coding sequence ATGAACGTCCGCAAGATCGTCACCGTCGTCGAAGAGATCCGCTCCGAGGGCGGCCGGCCGGTGTCGCCGCCCGCCAAGGTGGCGATCGTCGCCGCCGTCATCGACAACCCGTGGGCCGGCCAGGGCTTCGTCGAGGATCTCGGTCCCGGCATCGACGAGAACGCCTCCGACCTCGGTGCGCTCATAGCCCCGCTCGTGATCGAGGCCCTCGAGGGGGAGCCGGAGGCGTACGGGAAGGCGGCGATCGTCGGCCTGGACGGCGAGGTCGAGCACGGCTCGGCGCTCATCCATACGCTGAAGTTCGGTGACCACTTCCGCAAGGCGGCCAACGCGACCACGCTGCTGCCGGCCGTCGAGAAGCGCGGCCCGGCGGGCGTGCTGTTCGACATCCCGCTCAAGCACATCACCGACGCGACCATCCGATCCCACCACCAGACCGTCGAGGTCCGGATCGCCGACGCACCGCACCCCGGCGAGATCGTCGTCGCGCTGGCCGCAGCCGCGCAGGGACGCCCCCAGCAGCGACTCGCGGCGCTCTCGACCGAGCAGTGA
- a CDS encoding amino acid synthesis family protein: MQEIPWLRKLVTYRDEVVLEAGHAPVVPARRASVAAVISNPWLGTGPEHDLSEVVSDIAPTLARLLTDRLVDSLGGVDAIEAFGKAALIGSAGEIEHGGALIHTPYFGNLMREFLGGESIICFADTRADAGQPLVVPLWHKTHAATRSHYQTVDVRVSDAPRAGEIVVVAAASTGPRPHPRIGDRSTDPAITSLTLEGAPS; encoded by the coding sequence ATGCAAGAGATTCCCTGGCTGCGCAAGCTGGTCACCTATCGCGACGAGGTCGTGCTCGAGGCCGGTCACGCCCCCGTCGTTCCCGCCCGGCGCGCCAGCGTCGCGGCCGTCATCAGCAACCCGTGGCTGGGCACTGGTCCCGAGCACGACCTCAGCGAGGTGGTCTCGGACATCGCGCCCACCCTCGCCCGACTGCTGACCGACCGCCTCGTCGACTCACTCGGCGGTGTCGACGCCATCGAGGCGTTCGGCAAGGCCGCGCTGATCGGCTCCGCCGGCGAGATCGAGCACGGCGGCGCCCTGATCCACACGCCCTACTTCGGCAACCTGATGCGCGAGTTCCTCGGCGGTGAGTCGATCATCTGCTTCGCCGACACCCGCGCCGACGCCGGCCAGCCGCTCGTCGTCCCGCTGTGGCACAAGACCCACGCGGCCACCCGCAGCCACTACCAGACCGTCGACGTACGCGTCTCCGACGCTCCTCGCGCCGGCGAGATCGTCGTCGTCGCGGCCGCCTCCACCGGCCCCCGGCCGCACCCGCGGATCGGCGACCGCTCCACCGACCCCGCCATCACGTCCCTCACCCTGGAAGGTGCCCCTTCATGA
- a CDS encoding BCCT family transporter, which translates to MTDHLDTAAAVAVDDLPPRSVGNDSGDRANRLGSVFWASVGVSAIFVAWAVLFTDNLNAVTASSLNWVTSTFGWTYLVVTLAILIFLVFLAFSPAGDIRLGKDHDRPEFSTVTWFAMILSAVMGIGLVSYGVAEPISHLATPPHGLADPNTPAAAVRAMQYSYFDWGLQAWAIFAIFGLAIAYSTYRKGRPTLVSQLFYPLLGERVNGPIGKLIDVLAVFSTLFGTTTSLGLGALQVNNGLARLFGMPVTSVSQVLIIAAVTAAFTMSAVTGVSKGIKYLSQASSVLAVALFVFILVVGPTVFLANLYTESIGMWASDFFRMSLQGTAFGGLEWMQWWTYFMMAWWVSWGAFVGVFLARISKGRTIRGFIVGVLVVPSVVFFTWFTVFGGTAIHIDLYEGGDIAKQTATDINSAFFATLDHFPLAGITSAIAILLVVMFFVSGADANTYVLSMMTSKGSLDPRRWVLILWGVLTGITAIVLMLAGGLSALQNTVIVTSLPFLVIIAGLAVSFYKELSADRRAAREARADRETSATTTDFN; encoded by the coding sequence ATGACTGACCATCTCGATACAGCGGCGGCTGTTGCCGTCGATGATCTGCCGCCCCGCTCTGTAGGGAACGACAGCGGCGATAGGGCCAACCGGCTGGGATCAGTCTTCTGGGCCAGCGTGGGTGTCTCGGCGATCTTCGTGGCCTGGGCCGTGCTGTTCACCGACAACCTCAACGCCGTCACGGCCAGCTCGCTCAACTGGGTCACCTCGACGTTCGGCTGGACCTACCTCGTGGTGACGCTGGCGATCCTGATCTTCCTGGTGTTCCTGGCGTTCAGCCCGGCCGGCGACATCAGACTCGGCAAGGATCACGATCGCCCGGAGTTCAGCACCGTCACCTGGTTCGCGATGATCCTCAGCGCGGTCATGGGCATCGGCCTGGTGTCCTACGGTGTCGCCGAGCCGATCTCGCACCTGGCGACGCCGCCGCACGGCCTGGCCGACCCCAACACGCCGGCGGCCGCAGTGCGCGCGATGCAGTACTCCTACTTCGACTGGGGCCTGCAGGCCTGGGCGATCTTTGCCATCTTCGGTCTCGCGATCGCCTACTCGACCTATCGCAAGGGCCGCCCCACGCTCGTGAGCCAGCTGTTCTACCCGTTGCTCGGAGAGCGCGTGAACGGCCCGATCGGCAAGCTGATCGACGTCCTCGCCGTCTTCTCGACCCTTTTCGGAACCACCACATCGCTCGGTCTGGGGGCGCTGCAGGTCAACAACGGTCTGGCGCGCCTCTTCGGCATGCCGGTCACGTCGGTGAGCCAGGTCCTGATCATCGCCGCCGTCACTGCGGCGTTCACGATGTCGGCGGTCACCGGGGTCAGCAAGGGCATCAAATACCTCAGCCAGGCGAGCTCGGTCCTCGCGGTAGCGCTCTTCGTCTTCATCCTCGTCGTCGGTCCGACGGTGTTCCTGGCCAACCTCTACACCGAGTCGATCGGCATGTGGGCCAGCGACTTCTTCCGGATGAGCCTGCAGGGCACGGCGTTCGGCGGCCTGGAGTGGATGCAGTGGTGGACCTACTTCATGATGGCCTGGTGGGTGTCCTGGGGCGCCTTCGTCGGTGTCTTCCTCGCGCGCATCTCCAAGGGACGTACGATCCGCGGCTTCATCGTGGGTGTGCTCGTGGTCCCCAGCGTCGTGTTCTTCACCTGGTTCACAGTCTTCGGCGGAACCGCGATCCACATCGACCTCTACGAGGGCGGTGACATCGCGAAGCAGACCGCGACCGACATCAACAGCGCCTTCTTCGCGACCCTCGACCACTTCCCGCTCGCCGGGATCACCTCGGCGATCGCGATCCTGCTGGTGGTCATGTTCTTCGTCTCCGGCGCCGACGCCAACACGTACGTCCTGTCGATGATGACCTCCAAGGGCTCGCTCGACCCGCGTCGCTGGGTGCTGATCCTGTGGGGCGTGCTCACCGGGATCACCGCCATCGTCCTCATGCTCGCCGGCGGTCTGAGCGCCCTGCAGAACACGGTGATCGTCACCTCGCTGCCGTTCCTGGTCATCATCGCCGGACTTGCGGTCTCCTTCTACAAGGAGCTCTCCGCCGACCGCCGCGCGGCACGCGAGGCCCGAGCGGACCGCGAGACCTCAGCGACCACCACCGACTTCAACTGA
- a CDS encoding ester cyclase, with the protein MSDRDARRQAIVTAWGAAWDKGDVDVLDQLLAPSYRRVTSGNTEAQDRDGLKAMILTTRSSFPDLITTVDDVVVEGDLAAIRWHSTGTHTHGFLGVPPTRKTVVVSGATFARFEDGLVVEEHVTWDPRALLAALGIIHVGEDN; encoded by the coding sequence ATGAGCGACCGCGATGCGCGGCGGCAGGCGATCGTGACGGCCTGGGGGGCCGCCTGGGACAAGGGCGACGTCGACGTGCTCGACCAGCTCCTCGCACCGTCCTACCGACGGGTGACCAGCGGCAACACCGAGGCCCAGGACCGCGACGGCCTCAAGGCGATGATCCTCACGACCCGCTCCTCGTTCCCGGACCTGATCACGACCGTCGACGACGTCGTCGTCGAGGGCGACCTGGCAGCCATCCGGTGGCACAGCACGGGCACCCATACACATGGCTTCCTGGGTGTGCCCCCGACACGCAAGACGGTCGTCGTGAGTGGCGCGACCTTCGCTCGCTTCGAGGACGGCCTCGTCGTCGAGGAGCACGTCACCTGGGACCCCCGCGCGCTGCTGGCCGCGCTCGGCATCATCCACGTCGGAGAGGACAACTGA